The segment AATCCCACTAATTCTGAATATCTAATTTAGACTAAATGCatttttgaaaactaaaataaaaaatacctaaccaaatagtttttttaattgaaaataaaaacaaaagataagaatgcaaaataaaaaatgaaaataatatcaaaCAGTTCTTCAAGATCTCCCAAACAGTTCTTCAAAGATCTCCTTCTGGTGGTGGATCTGAGCTTATCTCCTTCTAGTGGTGGATTTGAGCTTTGGGGCAGGATTTAGTACCCTGTATTCCAAGGCTGCATCGTATCTATGGGCTTTTTACCCTTTTGGTACTTCatgactattattattttaatttatttaaaaatgattttttgttgtagaaagaaacaaaagaaggtGAGACATCATAGACAtccacacaaataaaaaattgccaTGGACCCTTTCTTCCATTTGGTTGTACAAGATGAGTACGTAATTTGTACACCCCAGCCAGCCTTAGTTTTGATTACTAGCTTACATTTTGAACCACGAAATGAGTACTAGTCTCCGTATGAACAAGCATAAACCAAACCATGTCGCCTGAACATCCAAATCTAGCTAGCTAAAAGTTCTCTCAATTTTTATCATCTCATTGGTCGATAATCTCTAGTAGCTTTGATCGGGACGAGTACAAAGTTTCATCATAAAATAGTGCTATAAATAAGTGGTTggaggttcaaaaataattgattcatGGCGGCAACTTTGTGGCCACGGCATGTAGcttttataaatgaattattaatGTTGTCTCTTTCACTTCGATGGCGAAAATATCACTAATTAATCAACATTCGGCAAGTATACTTAACATAAGAATGCATGTCTTTATATCTAATTACAAGAATTGGAAACTAATCAACATTTGGCAATGGGAGTGGGAGTGATAGCGAAGAAGCTGAGCAAATTAATCGGAGCTCGAGGGGTCAAGAGACTAGGAGGTACCACTACTCCATTGCCACCTAAAGGTTATGTTCCCATTTGCGTAGGGTTTAACAATGATACCAGGCGATTCATTGTTCATACAAAAGCATTTGGCGAGGCAGAGTTCTTGCAGCTTCTGTATAGATCAGCTGAAGAATATGGTTTCCATAATGAAGGAATTCTGAGGATTGCATATGAAGCAAGGGATTTCGAGGAGTGGATGATCACTAGGGCTAAGGGAAAGGCTGTTCCGGTTAAATCCGTCTAATATATCGCCGCCGGCAACTATTCTGTTCGTTGGGGATAGATGAATGGTGTTATTATGGGCTGTAAATGCCTCGATGGCTTCTTCAGCTAGGGAAGAACTGCTCTGAGATTGTGTACATAGATTCCTTCTGTGTTCATGTATGCATTTACTAATTTTCAAGCATTATCATTGTAGGATTTTTGGTCTTGCTTTTATTTTGACTTTTGGTTATATTGATAGAATTAACCGTCACATGAGAGCAATTTTGAGCAAGGAGCTGGACAAGAATTGGTAACTTGCTGTCGTCCCCAGGTTTAGGTTTTTAGGTGATTTGACGATCATTTGCCTACCTAATACAGCAGAGTTAGGTAATTTGGTGCTAATCACTATATATCCTGGATGACTAGATACTGGCTAGCAAAGAGCAAAATCTTGGCCCTGAATTCGGTGAGGATAATTTGTGggtctttaaaaaaacaaaaaagaatggtGTTGTTGTTCCTTTTTAATTACCAATGCATAATTTATgaatagtttattttctttgtaagcAGAAGGGCTAGGTGTTTATAATTTTGATCAATCTATTAGCCCAAAAGGGAagtcataatatatatatatatatatatatatatatataaaataaattttaaaaattaaaaaaaattatttgaatatattttcaaataaaaaataaaaccaatatcACACGCaaaaacatcaaacaagtatGAACAATCAACACTAGTCCTTGACAGCTTACCAAAGATTGCAGCTGGCAGACCACTAGCTGTCATTTCGAAGAGCAACAAGTTCATGAACATAAAAATTGTGCACAGAGATACATTACAATCCAAGAGGCATGACAATTCACACAACTCTGTCCCGAGTTTTGTTGCGAACTAGGTGGCAAAAGGTGAACCCTGTGGGCTAGGCCAGCGGTAAACATGCTATTGAGCACACTGATTATCGACCGCCAGCTCCTCCTGGTGGTTCGAGCCCCTTATTAATTTACATCATCCTCTTCTTACCAGCTGGACATGAGACAACATCAGCCCCTGTCTCCTAAGCTTTGTCTTTCCGCTTTCATGCATACAAGGCGtctttttcaccttttttgCGACTACACAGTAAAAATGGATCCAATAATATTCAGGTCATTTATTGGAAATCGTGCACAATTTCAAAGTTTCAGTGTTTGTCATTTtgtagtttttaagaaaattaaattaatcatttttttaattttaaatcattttaatacagtaatattaaaaataaatttaacttgaATCAGCAATTCAACCtactttattttgtttgcaATGAAGGAGAcaaaatgacatcgttttttaatgttttttcttttgaattatttttttagcttgtttaatattaaactttacCCAAATTAAGCCACTGTCTTTTTATTGCCAGCGAAGGTGTTTGACAATTTGTTATCTTTTCCTAACACCGCTGGTAACTGTGGGTTAGCTTGtctgaattttaattaattttttaaaattttaaagttaataattatataaaatttaataactttaaaatttataaaactcaaattaataatttttaaaaaataaataaaaaacttgaatcacAACTTAAGATTTATGTTggatgttttttcttaaaataagtGGTAGATATCCGAAAgaaaacttgattaaaataaaggGAAGCTGGATTCCTTACCACTCCCACTTGAAACAAATTCATACAGTAAAATCTAATTGTTTTAATGagtataattttataatgaactttatatattttgatgatattatcTCATATGCTTctcagttaaaaaaatcaattaattaaaagtatAGAAACGCACTTTGTAGTAATTTCTTTTTCACATATAATGATGAGAATacttctcaaaacataaaaaacaatatgaaaaacctacagaaatgaaaaaataatttagaaaaaatagatgaaaaaaatagaaaacatattataaaatccagaaaaaaagagaaaaaagaaacaaaaacacgtGCACAACACAATgacaaatgaaacaaaatgaGTTTCTATGTCGGTAATACAACTTTTGCAATAGCCCggctttttcaaaattttcatttatttctcatgtttttttaattttatttcaagatttttcaaaattaattattgatataGTGCTTTATCTAGTGAGATACAtctccaacataaaaaaaaagtaattaaaggatatacaagttaatatatatatatatagacacaaaCAGGAACatgtttaaaatcaaatttttcaaaaatttaaaaaaaaatttaaatttctttttaattttttaatatattaatataaaaatcactttaaaaaataaccattattaCATTCTCAAATAAGCTTTGAACATACATTTAATCAACATGGTAaggtaatatattttttcatcatagtatattaataataatcaagCTGCTAGTGAATGCTACAAGAAGTATATCTCTAACTATATACCcaatcatttcattaatttatattataaccTTCTTTATTAACTCTTGATGAAGCTCGCCATACACTCAACAAACTTATTCACATTTTAGTACATTTCGTCCACCTGCATGTAAAATAtaatagcaattattttttaaaatattttgaataattattataacCTTTCACCGGGGAATCACAGATGTGACTAAGAACATTCAttaatttgttcttgtttttctgTACAAGCATTGGAAAGAAACCCGTCCACTTTGAAAAACTTTATATActtttaacttaaattaattctatcttaagttatttatacaaaaaaaaatatattttcaattataacttaaaaattCCAAATCCATCCATCCAAAATTCCAAACATTTAATtacatatttaataatattaaatatattaaaagataactaacctcaattattttcttat is part of the Populus nigra chromosome 8, ddPopNigr1.1, whole genome shotgun sequence genome and harbors:
- the LOC133700466 gene encoding auxin-responsive protein SAUR71-like: MGVGVIAKKLSKLIGARGVKRLGGTTTPLPPKGYVPICVGFNNDTRRFIVHTKAFGEAEFLQLLYRSAEEYGFHNEGILRIAYEARDFEEWMITRAKGKAVPVKSV